Proteins from a genomic interval of Beijerinckia indica subsp. indica ATCC 9039:
- a CDS encoding antitoxin MazE family protein — MAPVPEPKPSRVKVREHRERLRRQGLRPIQIWVPDVRAPAFRSEAHRQSLAVATGTQARADQAFIDAISDWGDE, encoded by the coding sequence ATGGCCCCAGTACCAGAGCCCAAGCCGTCCCGCGTCAAGGTGCGTGAGCATCGTGAGCGCCTGCGCCGGCAGGGGTTACGCCCTATCCAGATCTGGGTGCCGGACGTGCGAGCGCCGGCCTTTCGCTCCGAAGCGCATCGCCAATCGCTGGCCGTTGCCACAGGGACCCAAGCGCGTGCAGATCAGGCGTTCATCGACGCGATTTCGGATTGGGGCGATGAATGA
- a CDS encoding type II toxin-antitoxin system PemK/MazF family toxin has product MKRGEIWTVAGGKDYAGKPRPVVIVQDDSFDATDSITICAFTTDETEAPLFRLQIASNERNGLRMSCRLMVDKMTTVPKSKVGLQIGRLDDEDILRLNQAMLVFLGLAVSPRAAVKNE; this is encoded by the coding sequence ATGAAGCGCGGTGAAATTTGGACGGTGGCTGGCGGCAAGGATTACGCTGGTAAACCGCGTCCGGTTGTCATCGTGCAAGACGATAGCTTTGATGCAACAGATTCGATCACCATTTGTGCCTTCACCACGGACGAGACCGAAGCGCCTCTGTTCCGGCTGCAGATAGCGTCGAATGAACGCAATGGATTGCGGATGTCCTGCCGGTTGATGGTCGACAAGATGACCACCGTCCCGAAATCCAAGGTCGGCCTGCAAATAGGGCGCTTGGATGATGAAGATATCCTGCGCCTCAATCAGGCCATGCTTGTTTTCCTCGGCTTAGCAGTTTCGCCACGAGCAGCCGTAAAGAATGAATAA
- a CDS encoding nucleotidyltransferase domain-containing protein: protein MNGYFRYGAPHLEVAMGVNLPRDTTLAGFRLTQVKQALKVYARTGQEENFFEAKSFAPSRLEAAALYEEMLERKLIDPEAVSHEHHLTEAGLAIAGGKTRRSPLRTARRVLDDLLARIEHMNEQSAPLNLVERVWLFGSVMRGQATVGDIDLAIETAHNPAFDDDASHSTRLRELVDQAPDHLLFLQKLYWHEERGIFGKRRHPLLAGAHIGSGELQRLGVPCQLIFDRSRGGRVDDEVIPRHPDSPGRSNEMSAPRELPDLTPLSSVPRPMDARWMSAHKIDGSISPHRLFTERRTVPGSGSYVMTDDTELRWHDWCPASLKTGGYDGVSKVLLKYQETWSDPKGRDAASMVLRREIRDLETEIELRVELSNFERPRRLKPRPDRALVHLCGMAAMIMCGDIHRQTMRLNERQVHKMIVIDVDTSGLPDEIRETAPVWIKSLLEELAPPASSNEDSHSEVEPT, encoded by the coding sequence TTGAACGGCTATTTCCGTTATGGCGCACCACACTTGGAGGTAGCGATGGGTGTCAATCTACCGAGGGACACTACACTAGCCGGGTTTCGGCTGACACAGGTCAAGCAGGCATTAAAGGTGTATGCGCGAACTGGCCAAGAGGAGAACTTCTTCGAGGCGAAGTCATTCGCACCCTCGCGACTGGAAGCGGCTGCGCTCTACGAGGAAATGCTCGAGCGAAAGCTCATCGATCCGGAGGCCGTATCGCACGAGCACCATTTGACCGAGGCTGGGCTAGCGATTGCCGGTGGGAAAACGCGTCGTAGCCCGTTGCGCACAGCCCGCCGGGTTTTGGATGATCTACTGGCGCGTATTGAGCACATGAACGAGCAGTCGGCGCCGCTCAACCTTGTGGAGCGGGTCTGGCTGTTCGGATCGGTCATGCGTGGGCAGGCAACAGTCGGTGATATCGACCTCGCAATCGAGACCGCGCACAACCCGGCATTTGATGACGACGCATCACACTCGACTCGACTTCGTGAGTTGGTTGACCAAGCACCAGATCACCTCCTCTTCCTTCAGAAGCTATACTGGCATGAGGAGCGAGGCATCTTTGGCAAGCGCCGGCATCCGCTCCTCGCCGGTGCTCATATCGGTTCCGGCGAACTCCAGCGACTTGGAGTACCTTGCCAGTTGATCTTTGACCGAAGCAGGGGCGGCAGGGTTGACGACGAAGTAATCCCCCGACACCCAGACTCCCCGGGACGCAGCAACGAGATGAGCGCTCCAAGGGAATTGCCCGACCTCACGCCGCTTTCCTCGGTGCCTCGACCGATGGATGCTCGTTGGATGTCTGCACACAAGATCGACGGGAGCATCTCTCCCCACCGGCTATTCACTGAGCGGCGGACAGTCCCGGGTTCTGGCTCCTACGTGATGACCGATGACACCGAACTCCGCTGGCACGACTGGTGCCCGGCCTCGTTGAAAACCGGCGGCTATGACGGAGTGTCGAAGGTCCTTTTGAAGTATCAAGAAACCTGGTCCGACCCGAAGGGGCGGGACGCGGCATCCATGGTGCTGCGACGGGAGATTCGGGACCTTGAAACGGAGATCGAACTGCGTGTCGAGCTTTCCAACTTTGAGCGTCCACGTCGGCTGAAGCCAAGACCAGATCGTGCATTGGTTCATCTTTGCGGGATGGCGGCTATGATCATGTGCGGCGACATCCACCGCCAGACCATGCGTTTGAACGAACGCCAAGTACACAAGATGATCGTTATCGACGTTGATACGAGCGGATTACCCGACGAGATCCGAGAGACCGCACCGGTCTGGATCAAAAGTCTGCTGGAGGAGCTAGCACCTCCAGCGAGCTCGAACGAAGATAGTCACTCTGAGGTTGAACCCACCTGA
- a CDS encoding O-succinylhomoserine sulfhydrylase translates to MQDFKPPRDPEGWRTATRLVHGGTTRSPFGETAEAIFLTQGYVYPTMEAAEARFKGEEPGFVYSRYNNPTNAMFEERMALLEGAEAARATASGMAAVTAALLAPLKAGDHVVASRALFGSCLYIVEELLPRYGIASTLVDGKDFKAWKDALRPQTQTLFLESPTNPSLEVYDIAAVAAIAHAHGARLVVDNAFASPMLQKPLQLGADCVVYSATKHIDGQGRCLGGVVLSSKDFIETHLQTYLRQTGPALSPFNAWILLKSLETLPLRVQQQMANAAKVADFLADHPLIARCFYPGRADHPQAEIVKRQMLGGGTMVAFEVTGGKPAAFAFANALSIIKISNNLGDAKSLITHPATTTHQRLTPEARATMGIGEGLLRLSVGLEDAEDLIADLQAALAVLGQKQLAAE, encoded by the coding sequence ATGCAGGATTTCAAGCCGCCGCGTGATCCAGAAGGCTGGCGGACGGCGACCCGGCTCGTTCATGGTGGAACGACGCGTTCCCCTTTCGGTGAAACCGCCGAAGCGATCTTTTTGACCCAGGGCTATGTCTATCCGACGATGGAAGCGGCCGAAGCACGTTTCAAGGGCGAGGAACCGGGTTTCGTCTATTCCCGCTACAATAATCCGACTAATGCCATGTTCGAGGAACGCATGGCCTTGCTCGAGGGAGCCGAAGCGGCCCGTGCGACTGCGAGCGGCATGGCGGCGGTAACGGCCGCTTTGCTCGCGCCCTTGAAGGCCGGTGATCATGTCGTCGCTTCGCGTGCCTTGTTCGGCTCCTGCCTCTATATTGTCGAGGAATTGCTGCCGCGCTACGGTATTGCCTCCACGCTGGTCGATGGCAAGGATTTCAAGGCCTGGAAAGACGCGCTGCGGCCGCAGACCCAGACCTTGTTTCTGGAAAGCCCAACCAATCCAAGCCTCGAGGTCTATGATATTGCGGCTGTCGCGGCGATTGCCCATGCTCATGGCGCGCGCCTCGTCGTCGATAATGCCTTCGCTTCGCCCATGTTGCAGAAGCCGCTGCAACTCGGCGCTGATTGCGTGGTCTATTCGGCGACCAAACATATCGATGGGCAGGGGCGTTGCCTTGGTGGTGTCGTCCTTTCGAGCAAGGATTTCATCGAAACGCATCTCCAGACCTATTTGCGCCAGACGGGTCCCGCTCTGTCTCCCTTCAACGCATGGATTCTTTTGAAGTCCCTGGAAACCCTGCCGCTGCGTGTCCAGCAGCAGATGGCCAATGCGGCAAAAGTCGCCGATTTCCTGGCGGATCATCCGCTGATCGCGCGCTGTTTCTATCCTGGCCGCGCCGATCACCCGCAAGCCGAGATCGTCAAACGGCAAATGCTCGGGGGAGGCACGATGGTCGCCTTCGAGGTCACGGGCGGCAAGCCGGCCGCCTTCGCCTTCGCCAATGCTCTGTCGATCATCAAGATTTCGAATAATCTCGGTGACGCCAAAAGCCTCATCACGCATCCGGCCACGACGACGCATCAGCGTCTCACACCGGAGGCGCGTGCCACCATGGGCATCGGCGAGGGACTGCTCAGACTGTCGGTGGGGCTCGAGGACGCGGAAGATCTGATCGCCGATTTGCAAGCCGCGCTCGCGGTGCTTGGACAAAAGCAGCTTGCCGCTGAATAA
- the rbfA gene encoding 30S ribosome-binding factor RbfA — protein MSRAHHQQGGAPSQRMLRVAELIRHTLSDLLSRSIVNDPVLEGHVITVPDVRMSPDLKLATAFVMPLGGKDINSVIEALDRHKKFLRSEIAQRIHLRFAPDIRFKADESFDYGDKIDALLASPQVRRDLDATHTETQKAAD, from the coding sequence ATGTCCAGAGCCCATCATCAGCAAGGCGGCGCTCCATCGCAACGCATGTTGCGCGTCGCTGAGTTGATCCGCCACACTTTGTCCGATCTCCTCAGCCGTTCCATTGTCAATGATCCGGTTCTCGAGGGTCATGTCATCACGGTCCCCGACGTGCGGATGAGCCCCGACCTCAAATTGGCGACGGCCTTCGTGATGCCGCTCGGCGGCAAAGACATCAACAGCGTGATCGAGGCCCTTGACCGTCACAAGAAATTCCTGCGCAGCGAAATCGCTCAAAGGATTCATCTGCGTTTCGCGCCGGATATTCGCTTCAAGGCGGATGAGAGCTTCGACTATGGCGATAAGATCGATGCCTTGCTGGCTTCACCGCAAGTGCGCCGCGATCTCGACGCCACTCATACCGAGACTCAGAAAGCGGCGGATTAA
- the ureC gene encoding urease subunit alpha: protein MAVTLPRPAYAGMFGPTTGDKVRLADTELFIEIERDFTLYGEEVKFGGGKVIRDGMGQGQASKAEGAADTIITNAVIIDHWGIVKADVGLRDGRIIGIGKAGNPDVQPGIDLIIGPGTEIIAGEGRILTAGGFDSHIHFICPQQIEEALASGMTTMLGGGTGPATGTFATTCTPGPWHIARMIEASDGFAMNLGFAGKGNASRSEGLVEQIEAGACALKLHEDWGTTPAAIDCCLSVADDHDIQVMIHTDTLNESGFVEDTIRAFKGRTIHAFHTEGAGGGHAPDIMKVAGLPNVLPSSTNPTRPFTVNTLDEHLDMLMVCHHLDPSIAEDLAFAESRIRKETIAAEDILHDLGALSMMSSDSQAMGRIGEVITRTWQTADKMKRQRGPLPEDKSNNDNFRVRRYIAKYTINPAITHGVSRHIGSIEPGKLADLVLWTPAFFGVKPDLVIKGGMIAYAMMGDPNASIPTPQPVHGRPMFGSFGGARTGTSLTFTSKTALAHGLAQKLKISRKLVPVENTRGNLRKTSLILNGAMPHIEIDPETYVVKADGMVLTCEPARSLPMAQRYFLF from the coding sequence ATGGCCGTCACCCTACCCCGCCCCGCTTATGCCGGCATGTTTGGACCGACCACGGGCGACAAGGTTCGCCTTGCCGATACGGAGCTTTTCATCGAGATCGAACGCGATTTCACCCTTTATGGCGAGGAAGTGAAATTTGGCGGCGGCAAGGTCATTCGCGACGGGATGGGACAAGGCCAGGCCTCAAAAGCCGAGGGCGCGGCGGATACAATTATCACCAATGCCGTGATCATCGACCATTGGGGCATTGTCAAAGCCGATGTCGGGCTGCGTGATGGGCGCATTATCGGCATTGGCAAGGCGGGCAATCCCGATGTCCAGCCGGGCATCGATCTCATCATCGGCCCTGGCACCGAAATCATTGCCGGTGAGGGACGCATTCTCACCGCTGGCGGGTTCGACAGCCATATTCATTTCATCTGCCCTCAACAAATTGAAGAGGCCTTGGCCTCGGGCATGACGACAATGCTCGGCGGGGGCACCGGCCCAGCGACAGGCACTTTCGCGACGACCTGCACGCCAGGACCCTGGCATATTGCCCGGATGATCGAAGCCTCTGACGGTTTCGCCATGAACCTCGGTTTTGCCGGCAAGGGCAATGCCTCCAGATCTGAAGGTCTCGTCGAGCAGATCGAGGCGGGCGCTTGCGCCCTGAAACTGCATGAGGATTGGGGCACGACACCAGCGGCCATCGACTGCTGCCTGTCCGTCGCTGATGATCACGATATACAGGTCATGATCCACACGGATACATTGAACGAATCCGGTTTCGTCGAGGACACGATCCGCGCCTTCAAGGGGCGCACCATTCATGCCTTCCACACCGAAGGCGCCGGAGGCGGCCATGCGCCCGACATTATGAAAGTCGCGGGCCTGCCCAATGTCCTGCCTTCCTCGACCAATCCGACACGGCCCTTCACCGTCAATACGCTCGACGAACATCTCGACATGCTGATGGTTTGCCATCATCTCGATCCCTCCATTGCGGAGGATCTCGCCTTCGCCGAAAGCCGTATCCGCAAGGAAACCATTGCGGCTGAGGATATTCTGCACGACCTTGGTGCTTTATCGATGATGTCCTCGGATAGTCAGGCCATGGGACGCATCGGCGAGGTGATCACACGCACCTGGCAGACAGCCGATAAGATGAAGCGTCAGCGCGGACCACTCCCCGAAGACAAGAGCAATAACGACAATTTCCGTGTGCGCCGTTACATTGCCAAATACACAATCAATCCGGCCATCACTCATGGCGTTTCGCGTCACATCGGCTCGATCGAGCCCGGCAAGCTCGCCGATCTTGTTTTATGGACGCCTGCTTTTTTCGGCGTGAAGCCGGATCTCGTCATCAAGGGCGGTATGATCGCCTATGCGATGATGGGCGATCCCAACGCCTCGATCCCGACACCGCAACCCGTGCATGGGCGCCCAATGTTCGGAAGTTTTGGCGGGGCACGGACCGGCACGTCCTTAACTTTTACGTCGAAGACGGCCCTGGCGCATGGCCTGGCCCAAAAGCTCAAAATTTCGCGTAAATTAGTACCCGTCGAAAACACCCGCGGAAATTTGCGCAAGACGAGCCTGATCCTCAACGGCGCGATGCCTCACATCGAGATCGATCCGGAAACCTATGTGGTCAAGGCTGATGGCATGGTACTGACCTGCGAGCCAGCGAGGAGCCTGCCCATGGCGCAGCGCTATTTTCTGTTCTGA
- a CDS encoding 2'-deoxycytidine 5'-triphosphate deaminase, translating to MPTQASSIKSADQRSEPVAGAVEFGSQFGLLPRQKIEVMVRRGMIMSPELDNGQIQPASLDLRLGPKAYRIRASFLPGKDRTVEGQLANLNSEEISLEGHGAVLERGCVYVIPLLESLKLPESISAIANPKSSTGRLDIFTRLITDRSEVFDRAARAYEGPLYAEVSPRSFSIRVRRGTRLNQIRFRRLNSQQLERNDFSLDEKELRERHEALPLVDGPLNLRNGLVLRVALSREPLGPIIGYRAQKHADILDVDRVGAYAVSDYWEPILAREDQRLILDPGEFYILASHEKLHIPPDLAAEMVPIDPAMGEFRVHYAGFFDPGFGHTVSNLPGARAVLEVRSREVPFILENGQVVGRLVYEKMAEAPLSVYGQLEGAHYQGQGLKLSKHFQEC from the coding sequence ATGCCGACGCAAGCTTCTTCCATCAAAAGCGCGGATCAGCGTTCCGAGCCTGTCGCCGGTGCGGTGGAATTCGGTTCGCAATTTGGTCTTTTGCCGCGCCAGAAGATAGAAGTGATGGTCCGGCGCGGCATGATCATGAGCCCGGAACTCGACAACGGCCAGATTCAGCCCGCCAGTCTCGATCTGCGGCTCGGCCCGAAGGCTTATCGCATCCGGGCCAGTTTTCTGCCCGGCAAGGACCGTACGGTCGAAGGACAACTCGCTAATCTCAATTCGGAAGAAATCAGCCTCGAGGGTCATGGCGCCGTTCTGGAGCGCGGCTGCGTTTATGTGATTCCCCTTCTGGAATCCCTCAAACTGCCGGAAAGCATTTCCGCCATTGCCAATCCCAAAAGCTCGACCGGCCGGCTCGATATTTTCACACGACTCATCACCGATCGCAGTGAAGTGTTCGATCGCGCCGCGCGGGCCTATGAGGGACCGCTTTATGCGGAAGTCTCGCCACGCAGTTTCAGCATCCGCGTACGGCGCGGCACGCGGCTCAACCAGATCCGGTTTCGACGCCTCAACTCTCAACAATTAGAACGCAATGATTTCTCGCTGGATGAGAAGGAATTGCGGGAACGGCACGAAGCGCTCCCCCTCGTCGACGGCCCGTTAAATCTGCGCAACGGCCTTGTGCTGCGCGTCGCCCTGAGCCGCGAACCATTAGGGCCGATTATCGGCTATCGCGCGCAAAAACACGCCGATATTCTCGATGTGGATCGCGTCGGGGCCTATGCCGTCTCCGATTACTGGGAGCCGATTCTGGCCCGCGAGGACCAACGGCTCATTCTCGATCCCGGCGAATTCTATATTCTGGCGAGCCACGAAAAACTGCATATTCCACCGGATCTTGCCGCGGAAATGGTGCCAATCGATCCAGCCATGGGAGAATTTCGCGTCCATTATGCGGGATTTTTCGATCCAGGTTTCGGCCATACCGTCAGCAATTTGCCTGGCGCCCGGGCTGTTCTCGAGGTCCGCAGCCGGGAAGTCCCGTTCATCTTGGAAAACGGGCAAGTCGTCGGGCGTCTCGTCTATGAGAAAATGGCCGAGGCGCCGCTCTCCGTCTATGGCCAATTGGAGGGCGCCCATTACCAGGGGCAGGGCCTGAAGCTTTCAAAACATTTTCAAGAATGCTGA
- the truB gene encoding tRNA pseudouridine(55) synthase TruB, with product MNAPRSKRVEVNGWVVLDKPIGMTSTHAVSRLKHIFNGKKAGHAGTLDPLASGILPVAFGEATKTVPYVQDGEKAYRFTIRFGAETDTDDSDGRITLQSEARPSPAELTALLPRFLGTIEQRPPAYSAIKINGERAYDLARDGEIPDIAPRLVTIHALDLVNMDGDEAVLEARCGKGTYVRAIARDLGRLLGCYGHVSALRRTRVGPFHEDDAIPLASLVEGTAERQGMRGIEAGLTEMPRIPVDRSTAAKLRRGQSILLRGHDIPTEGPAYAACGDVIIAVGAVERGELIPGRVFNLPF from the coding sequence ATGAATGCTCCCCGTTCCAAACGCGTCGAGGTCAATGGCTGGGTCGTGCTCGACAAGCCCATCGGAATGACTTCAACTCATGCCGTTTCCCGTCTGAAACATATTTTCAACGGCAAAAAAGCCGGCCATGCTGGCACACTCGATCCCTTGGCTTCGGGCATTCTGCCCGTAGCCTTCGGCGAGGCGACCAAAACCGTGCCCTATGTCCAGGATGGGGAAAAAGCCTATCGGTTCACCATCCGCTTCGGCGCCGAAACCGATACGGATGATTCTGATGGGCGCATTACCTTGCAATCCGAGGCACGCCCCTCCCCCGCCGAACTAACTGCTTTGCTGCCGCGCTTTCTCGGCACGATCGAGCAACGTCCTCCGGCCTATTCCGCGATCAAGATCAATGGTGAGCGTGCCTATGATCTGGCCCGCGACGGAGAAATTCCAGATATTGCGCCACGCCTCGTGACGATTCACGCGCTCGATCTCGTCAACATGGACGGGGACGAAGCCGTTTTGGAAGCACGGTGCGGCAAAGGCACATATGTGCGCGCCATCGCCCGCGATCTCGGCCGTCTGCTCGGCTGCTACGGCCATGTCTCGGCTTTGCGGCGCACGCGTGTTGGCCCCTTCCACGAAGACGACGCCATCCCCCTTGCCTCCCTCGTGGAAGGTACGGCGGAGAGGCAAGGCATGCGCGGCATCGAAGCCGGCCTGACTGAAATGCCCCGCATTCCAGTTGATCGCTCGACCGCGGCAAAGCTGCGGCGCGGACAATCCATTCTGCTGCGCGGCCACGACATCCCCACTGAGGGACCTGCCTATGCGGCCTGCGGCGACGTGATCATCGCGGTTGGTGCGGTGGAAAGAGGTGAACTCATTCCAGGCCGTGTTTTCAATCTGCCGTTCTGA
- the argE gene encoding acetylornithine deacetylase — translation MVNSQNPDARLGATLDMLECLISFDTESSKSNLPLVAAVEDYLREQAVDYVKVPNAEGDKAALFISIGPKVDGGVVLSGHTDVVPVEGQSWTSDPFTLRREADRVFGRGTCDMKGFDALCLAMIPEFKQARLARPIHILLSYDEEIACTGSLDTIARFGHDLPRPAAVLVGEPTLMQVADAHKSVATYRTTVHGHEAHSSKPYLGASAVEAGCDLVTELYRFAEVLAAEGDPSGRFDPPASTIHVGTIHGGTARNILAKECSFLWEFRGLPGVAQDRALRHLEDYAARVVLPKMTRYAPKASIETLVEVEVPGLAPETGSQAESLALKLARSNRTITVPFATEAGQFQKAEVPTIVCGPGSIDQAHQPDEYIAIAQIEAGIAFMRRLATEMG, via the coding sequence ATGGTGAATTCGCAAAATCCAGATGCCAGGCTGGGCGCTACGCTCGACATGCTTGAATGCCTTATCAGCTTTGACACGGAGAGTTCGAAATCGAATCTGCCCCTCGTTGCGGCGGTCGAGGATTATCTTCGCGAACAAGCTGTTGACTATGTCAAAGTCCCCAATGCGGAAGGGGATAAGGCCGCCCTTTTCATCAGCATTGGGCCGAAAGTGGATGGGGGCGTTGTCCTCTCCGGCCATACGGATGTCGTGCCGGTTGAAGGGCAAAGCTGGACCAGCGACCCGTTTACCCTGCGCCGCGAGGCTGACCGTGTATTCGGGCGCGGAACCTGTGACATGAAAGGTTTCGACGCCCTCTGTCTCGCCATGATTCCGGAATTCAAACAGGCGCGGCTGGCGCGGCCGATCCATATTCTGCTGTCCTACGACGAGGAAATCGCCTGTACGGGCTCGCTGGATACGATTGCTCGTTTCGGTCATGATCTGCCACGTCCGGCGGCAGTGCTGGTGGGTGAACCAACCCTGATGCAAGTCGCCGACGCCCACAAAAGTGTCGCCACCTATCGCACGACTGTTCACGGTCACGAGGCGCATTCCTCGAAACCCTATCTCGGCGCCAGTGCTGTCGAAGCGGGCTGTGATCTCGTGACCGAGCTTTATCGTTTTGCCGAAGTTTTGGCCGCCGAAGGCGATCCGAGTGGCCGTTTCGATCCACCCGCCTCGACCATTCATGTCGGCACGATTCATGGCGGTACGGCGCGCAATATCCTTGCGAAGGAATGCAGTTTCCTTTGGGAGTTTCGTGGCCTGCCAGGCGTGGCGCAGGACCGTGCCTTGCGGCACCTTGAAGACTATGCCGCCCGTGTGGTTTTGCCGAAAATGACCCGTTATGCCCCCAAGGCGTCCATCGAGACTCTGGTCGAGGTGGAAGTTCCGGGGCTTGCTCCAGAAACGGGCTCGCAAGCCGAGAGCCTGGCCTTGAAACTCGCGCGTTCCAATCGGACCATTACTGTGCCTTTCGCCACGGAAGCCGGCCAATTTCAAAAGGCCGAAGTGCCGACCATCGTTTGCGGCCCGGGCTCGATCGACCAAGCGCATCAGCCGGATGAATATATTGCCATTGCCCAGATCGAGGCCGGCATTGCCTTCATGCGCCGGCTCGCGACCGAGATGGGTTGA
- the apaG gene encoding Co2+/Mg2+ efflux protein ApaG — protein sequence MYSTITRDIQITVLTEFVPERSDADESSFFWAYTVEIANQSDLTVQLTGRHWKITDANGKLEEVQGPGIVGEQPVLKPGETFRYTSGCPLTTPSGIMTGSYRMVTEKGDVFEAAIPVFSLDSPFSRQVLN from the coding sequence ATGTACAGCACCATTACCCGCGATATTCAGATCACCGTCCTGACGGAATTCGTGCCGGAACGTTCCGATGCGGATGAGTCCTCCTTCTTCTGGGCCTATACGGTCGAGATCGCCAATCAGAGCGATTTGACGGTGCAACTCACCGGACGCCATTGGAAGATCACCGACGCTAATGGCAAACTTGAGGAAGTCCAGGGCCCTGGCATTGTCGGCGAGCAGCCGGTTTTGAAACCGGGAGAGACCTTCCGCTATACATCGGGCTGCCCACTGACCACGCCCTCCGGCATCATGACTGGCAGCTATCGCATGGTGACGGAAAAGGGGGATGTTTTTGAAGCAGCAATCCCCGTCTTTTCGCTCGATTCCCCATTCTCTCGACAAGTCCTAAACTGA